In Arcanobacterium canis, the sequence GGAAACTCGGTGTTCCCTCTTGTCCGTGCGCCACGTCTTCCCATGCTGGCAGGATCTCAAGAATCTTGCGGGCGACGTCGGGGGCGGGCACAAGATGGCGACGTACCGGCTTGGGCAATGCTCGAATCGTGGACGTGACAAGTTCTGGGAGCAAGCCAGGAACGAGCCAATCAAAACCTGCATCGCTCAATTGGGGTAAGAGAGTGACGGGGACATCAATCGTTAAACCGTCCGAATGAGCGCCGGGGTTAAAAGAATAGTGAATCGGCAACGCGATATCACCTTGCACCCATTCAGTGGGGAAGTCTTCCTCGGATGCGCTGGATTCGCCGAGCAAGAATTCTTGCGTGAAGTTCAACAACTCGGGGTGAACGGTGCGTTCCTTCTTCCACCACGAGTCGAAGTGACGCGCTGACACAATCGACTCCGGGATACGCTCATCGAAGAACGCAAACTGTGCCGCTTCATCTGCCACGACACCGACTTGGCGCAGTCGCTCTTCGACTTCATGCGCCTGCGCCAGTTGTTCTTTGTTGTACTTGACGAAGGCATGATGAGTGCGCCACTGGTTCTCGACCAAAGCGTGGCGAATGAAGAGTTCACGAGCAAGTTCGCGCGACGTCGGTGTGCCAACCTTGGACAGCAAGACCTTGCGATCCGCAATGAGAGTCAGGCCGTAAAGCATCACCTTTTCATGAGCTAACGCGGCACCTTGGCGTGTAGACCAATGCGGCTCAGAATACTGTTTCTTGACCAGTCTCCCGGCGATACGTTCGATCCACTCGGGCTCAATTTTTGCCACAGTGCGAGCGAACAGACGCGATGTTTCTACCAGCTCCGCCGCCATCACCCAGTCGGGAGTGCGCTTGTGTAAACCCGACCCTGGCCAGATCACGAAATGTGTGCCACGAGCACCAAGGTAGTCTCGATGGCGCTCGGAATACGTCCCGATGGAGGAGAGAAGGCCGGTCAAGAGTGAACGGTGAATTGCGTCCGCAGCGGGAGTATCTGCCGACCGCCCCACCGTTTTCACTGCACGAGCCACATCTTGATTGTGCGAGCTGTCACCCGTTTCGCGTTCAGCACGGATTTGCGCCCGGCTCGGCAAGGCGATGGGATGCACGCTGAGGCGCAGTTCACGTGCCAACTGGGTGAGCTGCTCGACGACGTCGGCCCACTCACGGAAACGTAGCCAGTGGAGGAACTCGTCGTGACACATGCGCCGAAACGCCGAACCGGAAAGTTCACGCTGCTGAGTGCGCAGGTAACGCCAGAGATTTAAGTATGCCAAGAAGTCGGAGTTTGGCTCTGTAAAACGTGCGTGAAGCTGATCAGCCTGGGCACGCTGCTCAGACGGGCGCTCGCGGACATCTTGCACGCTCATCGCTGCCACCAACACAAGGACTTCCGAGGTCGCTCCGTTATCGACGGCGGCGAGCAACATACGCCCCAGACGCGGATCGATCGGCAAGCGGGCAAGTGCGCGGCCAGTGTCGGTCAGGACAGGTGTGCGCAGACCAGGCTCCAAGGCTCCAATCTCTTCGAGTTGAGTGATACCATCGCGGATTGATCGTGAATCAGGCGGATCGATGAAAGGGAACTTGTCTATTTCGCCTAAGCCCAGGCTTGCCATCTGCAAAATCACCGACGCAAGGGCAGTCCGCTGGATTTCCGGCTCAGTGAATTCGGGACGCGCTGCGAAGTTTTCCTCAGAGTACAAACGGATCGCAATGCCGTCGGCCACGCGTCCGCTTCGCCCGGATCGCTGGTTCGCACTCGCCTGTGAGATCTCTTCGATGGGAAGGCGCTGGACCTTCGTTTTATTTGAATAGCGCGAAATACGTGCGTAACCAGGATCAATGACATAGTGGATTCCGGGAACGGTCAGTGATGTCTCAGCAATATTCGTTGCTAAAACGATCCTGCGGTGTTGATGCGCCTGGAATACGCGACGTTGCTCAGATCCGCTCAGACGCGCATACAGAGGGACAACTTCCACAGCTCCTGGGTGTGGAGAGCTTTCGCCAGGGCCGAGATAGAGCTGTCCAAATTCGTCGCGGAAAGCCTTTTCAGTTTCGTGGATCTCGCCTTCGCCCGAGAGGAACACCAGGATATCGCCCGGACCTTCATTCATGAGTTCACGGGCCGCGTCCACAATTGCTTCGGTGATGTCCTTGGACTGAGCACGGCTCAAACGTTCCGGTGCGTCCTGGGGAGCGGACGCGTCGGCGTCGGTGTGTGGCACGTCGGGGCCGGTGGAATACTCGCGAAGCTTCATATTCTCCTCAAGCGATTCGCTTGCACCCTCCACAGTCAGAGGACGGTAGCGAACCTCCACTGGGTAGGTGCGCCCGGACACTTCGATGATGGGTGCCATATCTCCGCGTTGCGCACCAGCCGCATGATGGCCGAAATGTGCGGCAAAACGCTCGGAATCGATTGTTGCCGAAGTAATGATGAGCTTCAGATCGGGACGATGCGGCAATAGCTGGGCCAGATAACCGAGCAAGAAATCAATATTTAAGGATCGTTCGTGGGCTTCGTCGATAATGATCGTGTCATAGCGGCGAAGTTGGGGATCGGACTGAATCTCAGCCAGGAGGATACCGTCCGTCATCAGTTTGATCAGCGTTTTGTCCGATACTTCTTCAGTAAAACGCACCTGGTAGCCGATTGTCTCGCCAAGATTTTGCCCCAGCTCTTCGCTGATGCGGTCAGCCACGGAGCGCGCCGCGATACGACGCGGTTGAGTGTGGCCGATCATCGCGTTCACTCCGCGCCCGAGTTCGAGACAAATCTTGGGAAGCTGAGTTGTTTTTCCTGAGCCAGTTTCGCCCGCGACGATGACAACTTGGTGGTGAGTGATAGCCTCGGCAATGTCTTCGCGACGTGCGCAAACAGGAAGCTGTTCGGGATAGGAGATCACGGGAACACTCTCACGGCGAGCCTGAATCTGCTCAGCTGTGAACGGTTTCGGAGTGCGACGGCGTGGCGCAATGCCGAGTGCTCGGGAGCCTCGTCGGGTTCGATGATGATTTTTGCGTGCGCGATTGCGATTCGGTTTTTGTTCAGACATACCCTGCCATTCTTTCACGAAAGTAGCGGCAGCGTTAAGAACTAGAACTCAGTGCCTTCTGCTGC encodes:
- a CDS encoding DUF3418 domain-containing protein, whose amino-acid sequence is MSEQKPNRNRARKNHHRTRRGSRALGIAPRRRTPKPFTAEQIQARRESVPVISYPEQLPVCARREDIAEAITHHQVVIVAGETGSGKTTQLPKICLELGRGVNAMIGHTQPRRIAARSVADRISEELGQNLGETIGYQVRFTEEVSDKTLIKLMTDGILLAEIQSDPQLRRYDTIIIDEAHERSLNIDFLLGYLAQLLPHRPDLKLIITSATIDSERFAAHFGHHAAGAQRGDMAPIIEVSGRTYPVEVRYRPLTVEGASESLEENMKLREYSTGPDVPHTDADASAPQDAPERLSRAQSKDITEAIVDAARELMNEGPGDILVFLSGEGEIHETEKAFRDEFGQLYLGPGESSPHPGAVEVVPLYARLSGSEQRRVFQAHQHRRIVLATNIAETSLTVPGIHYVIDPGYARISRYSNKTKVQRLPIEEISQASANQRSGRSGRVADGIAIRLYSEENFAARPEFTEPEIQRTALASVILQMASLGLGEIDKFPFIDPPDSRSIRDGITQLEEIGALEPGLRTPVLTDTGRALARLPIDPRLGRMLLAAVDNGATSEVLVLVAAMSVQDVRERPSEQRAQADQLHARFTEPNSDFLAYLNLWRYLRTQQRELSGSAFRRMCHDEFLHWLRFREWADVVEQLTQLARELRLSVHPIALPSRAQIRAERETGDSSHNQDVARAVKTVGRSADTPAADAIHRSLLTGLLSSIGTYSERHRDYLGARGTHFVIWPGSGLHKRTPDWVMAAELVETSRLFARTVAKIEPEWIERIAGRLVKKQYSEPHWSTRQGAALAHEKVMLYGLTLIADRKVLLSKVGTPTSRELARELFIRHALVENQWRTHHAFVKYNKEQLAQAHEVEERLRQVGVVADEAAQFAFFDERIPESIVSARHFDSWWKKERTVHPELLNFTQEFLLGESSASEEDFPTEWVQGDIALPIHYSFNPGAHSDGLTIDVPVTLLPQLSDAGFDWLVPGLLPELVTSTIRALPKPVRRHLVPAPDVARKILEILPAWEDVAHGQEGTPSFRNAFIDAVYQLRRIDITDADWEQVTLPAHLNINFRVRSERGAVLDESPSITHLQNALAPQTRGAVEKVVKSAVAQALEEARAGLIAPSTTANDPASPSFAGADQPLSTWPQVANGVIPEVIETAGPHGMVVRGYPALVEVQGKAGADALSRQKATSGEQPLAGVDGVTVELRVLAEPAEQVRDHRLGVIRLLAHEAALPEGRISSRWTGSEALAMSATPYPSTSALVADLQLTATRNLADKWAKDTKNKLGRLRDQRLYEQLRVWVRDRIEDEVYRIVRICVRIFSAWGEVESALRVSTSVALLATVSDVKLQVKGLVYDGFLSATEDLQLAQYPRYLTAAIHRLHKAASNPAADDALAWQIQNVIEKLQRERASFAQGPWNAARAGELRQAKWMIEELRVSLFAQQLGTQGKVSVQRIEKVLRGA